A DNA window from Brassica napus cultivar Da-Ae chromosome A4, Da-Ae, whole genome shotgun sequence contains the following coding sequences:
- the LOC125608404 gene encoding uncharacterized protein LOC125608404, which yields MNTSLVSVPELKSAPIWLELRNVPFQFFNEDGLERIAGLVGHPKFLHPSTANKTNLEVAKVFTIIDPRLPLPEAVNVQFDSGDICRVLVSSPWMPPICGQCNDIGHNTRSCKKAPKLCASCKSETHETSNCPKVKPASANGSGKKTRRGRSTSKARIPQVPQGNFSSASAQVYRPKLKSNGMIQGRQSVLEEGGTSNSSQRPEDSETVGHVSPQLPTKTAPADTDASQQTNTTHPRDPASRASSVCSDAEPDSSDTDSSGSDEEEGEILEYVKDPSFKMKNRHSGRNKSRGKAPSNL from the exons ATGAATACATCATTAGTTTCAGTG CCGGAGCTAAAGTCAGCTCCGATCTGGTTAGAGCTAAGGAACGTGCCATTTCAATTCTTCAATGAGGATGGGCTTGAACGCATAGCAGGTCTGGTCGGCCATCCTAAGTTCCTGCACCCGTCGACTGCTAATAAGACCAACTTGGAAGTAGCAAAAGTTTTCACCATCATTGACCCGAGACTGCCTCTACCTGAAGCGGTAAACGTACAATTCGACTCTGGTGACATCTGTCGTGTGCTTGTGTCAAGTCCATGGATGCCTCCAATCTGTGGCCAATGCAATGATATTGGTCATAACACCAGAAGTTGTAAGAAAGCACCAAAATTGTGTGCTTCTTGTAAGTCTGAGACGCATGAAACCTCAAACTGTCCGAAGGTCAAACCTGCATCAGCTAACGGATCAGGCAAGAAAACCCGTAGAGGGAGATCTACTTCTAAAGCCAGAATCCCTCAGGTTCCGCAGGGAAATTTCAGCTCTGCATCAGCCCAAGTCTACAGACCCAAGCTGAAATCCAACGGCATGATACAGGGGAGGCAAAGTGTCTTGGAAGAAGGGGGTACTAGTAATTCATCTCAACGTCCAGAAGACTCAGAAACAGTTGGTCATGTCTCGCCCCAGCTACCTACTAAAACTGCGCCTGCTGATACTGATGCTTCACAGCAAACAAATACTACTCATCCACGTGATCCGGCGTCTCGGGCATCCTCTGTTTGCTCTGATGCTGAACCTGACTCCTCGGATACTGATTCGTCGGGGTCTGACGAGGAGGAGGGAGAGATTCTGGAGTATGTAAAGGACCCAAGCTTCAAAATGAAGAATCGACATTCGGGTAGAAATAAATCTCGGGGCAAGGCCCCATCAAATCTTTAA
- the LOC106365430 gene encoding adenylate isopentenyltransferase 3, chloroplastic, protein MIMRISMAMCKQPLAPSTALNFPPANFGPNMLTLSPSGPKDKVVVIMGATGTGKSRLSVDIATRFPAEIINSDKIQVHQGLDIVTNKITTEESCGVPHHLLGVLPPEADLTAVNFRHMANLSVESILSRGKLPIIVGGSNSYVEALVDDEDYKFRSRYDCCFLWVDVALPVLHGSVNERVDKMVANGMVEEVRDFFDYSDSNYSRGIKKAIGVPEFDMFFRNEPFLNTGDREELLSKVVDEIKRNTFGLACKQRNKIERLRKIKKWCIQRLDATPVFTRRRSKVDADVAWERLVAGPSTDAVSRFLLDFTSPQPLVEALTAVAREREMSRCLVV, encoded by the coding sequence atGATCATGAGGATATCTATGGCTATGTGCAAACAGCCATTGGCTCCTTCGACGGCGTTAAACTTCCCCCCGGCAAACTTTGGTCCCAATATGCTAACTCTAAGCCCATCCGGACCAAAGGATAAAGTCGTGGTCATCATGGGTGCTACCGGAACAGGCAAGTCACGTCTCTCCGTTGATATAGCCACTCGTTTTCCAGCAGAGATCATAAACTCCGACAAGATTCAAGTTCACCAAGGCCTTGACATTGTCACCAACAAGATCACGACCGAGGAGAGTTGCGGGGTACCGCACCATCTCCTAGGTGTCTTACCTCCTGAAGCTGACTTAACCGCTGTAAACTTCCGTCACATGGCGAATCTCTCTGTTGAAAGCATCCTCAGTCGTGGAAAGCTTCCAATCATCGTTGGAGGTTCGAACTCATATGTTGAGGCTTTAGTGGACGACGAAGACTACAAGTTCAGGTCGAGATATGACTGTTGTTTTCTATGGGTTGACGTGGCACTTCCCGTTTTGCATGGATCTGTGAATGAGAGAGTTGATAAGATGGTGGCAAATGGAATGGTCGAAGAAGTTAGAGATTTTTTTGACTATTCAGATTCTAATTACTCGAGAGGGATCAAGAAAGCAATCGGAGTTCCAGAGTTCGACATGTTTTTCAGGAATGAGCCGTTCTTAAACACGGGAGACAGAGAAGAGTTGTTGAGTAAAGTGGTAGATGAAATAAAGAGAAACACTTTCGGGTTAGCTTGCAAACAGAGAAATAAAATCGAACGGTTGAGAAAGATCAAGAAATGGTGTATTCAGAGACTGGATGCGACTCCGGTTTTCACGAGGCGAAGGTCAAAGGTGGATGCTGACGTGGCGTGGGAGAGGCTGGTGGCTGGACCAAGCACCGACGCTGTGTCACGGTTCCTACTCGACTTTACCAGTCCTCAACCGCTAGTGGAAGCATTAACCGCGGTGGCTAGGGAACGTGAGATGTCGCGGTGCCTAGTGGTGTAA
- the LOC106365431 gene encoding histidine-rich glycoprotein: protein METLFLVAVLLLALSSSSFTRGQRIIQIPPPRPLCVSQYALANYACSRVPVTTVLPSSPTVPPSPHIDPPPPHHDHRHHDDDHDHRRHNDDHDHHDHDDDHDDDDHDHDHDDDDDHDHDHDDDDDHDHDHDDDDDHDHDDDDDDHDHDHDDDDDDDDHDHDHDDDDHHDDDGHHDDDDHDHDGDHDHDDDDDHDHDDHDHHDHHHHHHGDETYAQQDCCKWLRQIDNECVCDLLVTLPPLLSKPAHNYTVFVDDSCIVTFTCGGRLLN from the coding sequence ATGGAAACTCTTTTTCTTGTAGCTGTTCTACTTCTGGctctctcctcttcctctttcACACGAGGCCAGAGAATCATACAGATTCCACCACCACGTCCATTATGCGTCTCTCAATACGCTCTGGCTAACTACGCCTGCTCACGTGTCCCAGTGACCACCGTCCTACCTTCTTCCCCCACTGTCCCACCTTCTCCGCATAtcgatcctcctcctcctcaccaTGACCACCGTCACCATGATGATGACCATGACCACCGTCGCCATAATGATGATCATGACCACCACGACCATGACGATGaccatgatgatgatgaccatGACCACGACCATGACGATGACGATGACCATGACCACGaccatgatgatgatgatgaccacgaccacgaccatgatgatgatgatgaccacGACCATGACGATGACGATGATGACCACGACCACGAtcatgatgacgatgatgatgatgatgaccacGACCACGATCATGATGACGATGACCACCATGATGACGATGGCCaccatgatgatgatgaccacGACCACGATGGTGACCATGATCATGATGACGACGATGACCATGACCACGATGACCACGACCACCAcgaccaccatcatcatcatcacggaGATGAGACGTATGCTCAACAAGATTGCTGCAAATGGTTGAGGCAAATAGACAACGAGTGCGTGTGCGACCTTCTGGTTACGCTTCCTCCATTGCTATCAAAACCTGCTCATAACTATACAGTCTTTGTGGATGATTCATGCATCGTCACATTCACCTGTGGAGGCAGACTTCTAAACTAA
- the LOC106365432 gene encoding probable glutathione peroxidase 5 isoform X1: MGGSLSAVSEKSIHEFTVKDSTGKEVDLSIYQGKVLLVVNVASKCGFTESNYTQLTELYQRYKDQGFVILAFPCNQFMYQEPGTSQDAHAFACTRFKAEYPVFQKVCVNGQNAAPVYKFLKSKKPTFFGTRIKWNFTKFLVGKDGQVIDRYGLTVPPLSIEKDIIKALGEAGDDVSKY, translated from the exons ATGGGTGGTTCGTTATCAGCAGTGTCCGAAAAGTCCATCCATGAGTTCACCGTCAAG GATAGTACCGGCAAGGAGGTTGATCTTAGCATTTATCAAGGGAAAGTTCTCCTCGTCGTGAACGTTGCTTCTAAATG CGGTTTCACGGAATCCAATTACACCCAGCTAACAGAACTTTACCAGAGATACAAAGATcaag GGTTTGTGATATTAGCGTTTCCATGCAACCAGTTTATGTACCAAGAGCCTGGGACAAGCCAAGATGCTCATGCATTTGCTTGTACAAGGTTTAAGGCCGAGTACCCCGTTTTCCAAAAG GTGTGTGTAAATGGACAAAACGCAGCACCAGTCTACAAATTCCTCAAGTCAAAGAAACCAACTTTCTTCGGAACAAGGATTAAATGGAACTTCACCAAGTTCTTGGTCGGCAAAGACGGTCAAGTCATTGATCGTTATGGCCTAACTGTTCCACCTCTCTCCATCGAG aaAGACATCATCAAAGCCCTTGGAGAAGCAGGAGATGATGTTTCCAAGTATTGA
- the LOC106365432 gene encoding probable glutathione peroxidase 5 isoform X2, whose translation MDSTGKEVDLSIYQGKVLLVVNVASKCGFTESNYTQLTELYQRYKDQGFVILAFPCNQFMYQEPGTSQDAHAFACTRFKAEYPVFQKVCVNGQNAAPVYKFLKSKKPTFFGTRIKWNFTKFLVGKDGQVIDRYGLTVPPLSIEKDIIKALGEAGDDVSKY comes from the exons ATG GATAGTACCGGCAAGGAGGTTGATCTTAGCATTTATCAAGGGAAAGTTCTCCTCGTCGTGAACGTTGCTTCTAAATG CGGTTTCACGGAATCCAATTACACCCAGCTAACAGAACTTTACCAGAGATACAAAGATcaag GGTTTGTGATATTAGCGTTTCCATGCAACCAGTTTATGTACCAAGAGCCTGGGACAAGCCAAGATGCTCATGCATTTGCTTGTACAAGGTTTAAGGCCGAGTACCCCGTTTTCCAAAAG GTGTGTGTAAATGGACAAAACGCAGCACCAGTCTACAAATTCCTCAAGTCAAAGAAACCAACTTTCTTCGGAACAAGGATTAAATGGAACTTCACCAAGTTCTTGGTCGGCAAAGACGGTCAAGTCATTGATCGTTATGGCCTAACTGTTCCACCTCTCTCCATCGAG aaAGACATCATCAAAGCCCTTGGAGAAGCAGGAGATGATGTTTCCAAGTATTGA